The following coding sequences lie in one Nitratireductor mangrovi genomic window:
- a CDS encoding UxaA family hydrolase: MLDKTPRFVRLNSDDNVVVCVDRVAAGTQLEGVTAAEPIPRGHKLATRRIDKGEPVRKFGQIIGFASSEIEPGRHVHEHNCAIADFERDYAFASENTWSPPSLAGLPASFRGFRRPGGRAGTRNYIAILTSVNCSASVARFAARAAVDSGMLRDYPNVDGIAAFTHGTGCGMDSRGEGYDLLQRTIWGHAANPNVGGALMIGLGCEVFQLPRLLEAYGLSESPTFRTMTIQTSGGTRATIDAALAAIADMLPAVNAVEREEMPVSDLTLALQCGGSDGYSGVTANPALGHAADLLVAAGGTAILSETPEIYGAEHLLTRRACDRGTGEKLVELIRWWEDYTAKLDGNMNNNPSPGNKLGGLTTILEKSLGAAAKGGTSPLAGVYRYAEPVDRRGFVFMDSPGYDPCSVTGQVASGANIVAFTTGRGSAFGCKPAPSIKLATNSELYANMTEDMDANCGDILDGVSVEEKGRDIFRLLVETASGRRSKSEQLGYGDNEFVPWQVGAVM; the protein is encoded by the coding sequence ATGCTCGATAAGACCCCGCGTTTCGTCCGCCTGAACAGTGACGACAATGTCGTCGTCTGCGTCGACCGCGTTGCCGCCGGGACGCAACTGGAAGGCGTGACGGCGGCCGAGCCGATACCGCGTGGCCACAAGCTGGCGACGCGCCGGATCGACAAGGGCGAGCCGGTGCGCAAGTTCGGCCAGATCATCGGGTTTGCCAGTTCCGAAATCGAGCCCGGCCGGCATGTGCACGAGCACAATTGCGCCATCGCCGACTTCGAGCGCGACTACGCCTTTGCTTCCGAAAACACATGGTCGCCGCCCTCGCTGGCCGGCCTGCCGGCGAGTTTTCGCGGCTTTCGCCGGCCCGGCGGCCGCGCCGGCACCCGCAACTACATCGCCATCCTCACCAGCGTGAACTGCTCGGCTTCGGTCGCCCGCTTCGCAGCACGCGCGGCCGTCGACAGCGGCATGCTGCGCGATTATCCGAATGTCGACGGCATCGCCGCCTTCACCCATGGTACGGGCTGCGGCATGGACAGCCGTGGCGAGGGTTATGACCTGCTCCAGCGCACGATCTGGGGCCACGCCGCCAACCCCAATGTAGGCGGCGCGTTGATGATCGGCCTCGGCTGCGAGGTCTTCCAGCTGCCGCGGCTTCTGGAAGCGTACGGTTTGAGCGAGTCGCCGACGTTTCGCACCATGACGATCCAGACCAGCGGCGGCACACGCGCCACCATCGATGCCGCGCTTGCCGCCATCGCCGACATGCTGCCGGCGGTCAACGCGGTCGAACGCGAGGAAATGCCGGTTTCGGATTTGACCCTGGCGCTGCAGTGCGGCGGCTCGGACGGCTATTCCGGCGTGACCGCCAATCCCGCGCTTGGCCATGCCGCAGACCTGCTGGTCGCAGCCGGGGGCACCGCCATCCTGTCGGAGACGCCCGAAATCTATGGTGCCGAGCACCTGCTCACCCGTCGTGCTTGCGACCGCGGGACCGGCGAGAAGCTTGTCGAGCTGATCCGCTGGTGGGAGGACTACACCGCCAAGCTCGACGGCAACATGAACAACAACCCGTCGCCCGGCAACAAGCTCGGCGGCCTGACCACGATCCTCGAAAAATCGCTCGGTGCGGCCGCCAAGGGCGGCACGTCGCCGTTGGCGGGCGTCTACCGCTACGCCGAACCGGTCGACAGGCGCGGCTTCGTGTTCATGGATTCGCCGGGCTACGATCCGTGCTCGGTGACGGGCCAGGTGGCTTCCGGCGCCAACATCGTCGCCTTCACCACCGGCCGCGGCTCGGCGTTCGGATGCAAGCCGGCACCGTCGATCAAGCTCGCCACCAATTCCGAACTCTATGCCAACATGACCGAGGACATGGACGCCAATTGCGGCGATATCCTCGACGGTGTATCGGTCGAGGAAAAGGGTCGCGACATCTTCCGCCTTCTGGTCGAGACGGCTTCGGGCCGGCGCTCAAAATCCGAACAACTTGGCTATGGCGACAACGAGTTCGTGCCCTGGCAAGTCGGCGCCGTGATGTAA
- a CDS encoding crotonase/enoyl-CoA hydratase family protein: MDKQALYEKHGAIATITLNRPEKYNTLRPSLLNDLDAALREANLDNEVKVIILAGAGDSFCAGFDFSAGLEHYEEIVEENYDPGMDVNLVVNPYKSYLTQFMGLWRGTKPVIAKVHGYCMGGGSEMALCADLVVASDDARIGTPYARVWGCHLSGMWIYRLGLAKAKYYALTGESISGREAADIELINFSCPLEELDRQVQELAERLARIPLTQLISMKLIVNQAYDNMGLGSTQILGPILDGIMRNTPEGREFVNVAKQHGVKEAVIRRDRPWGDYSQAPKEQRPRLKSELGLK, translated from the coding sequence ATGGACAAGCAGGCGCTTTACGAGAAGCACGGGGCGATCGCGACGATCACGCTGAACCGCCCGGAAAAGTACAATACCTTGCGCCCGTCGCTGCTGAACGATCTCGACGCGGCATTGCGCGAGGCCAATCTGGACAACGAGGTGAAGGTCATCATCCTCGCCGGCGCGGGCGACAGCTTCTGCGCCGGTTTCGACTTCTCCGCGGGCCTGGAGCATTACGAGGAGATCGTCGAGGAAAACTACGACCCCGGGATGGACGTGAACCTCGTCGTCAACCCGTACAAATCCTACCTGACGCAGTTCATGGGATTGTGGCGGGGCACCAAGCCGGTGATCGCCAAGGTCCACGGATATTGCATGGGCGGCGGCTCGGAAATGGCCCTGTGCGCCGATCTCGTGGTGGCCTCGGACGACGCCCGCATCGGCACGCCCTATGCGCGCGTGTGGGGTTGCCACCTTTCGGGCATGTGGATCTATCGCCTCGGCCTGGCCAAGGCCAAATATTACGCGCTGACCGGGGAATCCATCAGCGGCAGGGAGGCGGCCGACATCGAATTGATCAATTTTTCCTGCCCTCTGGAGGAACTCGACCGACAAGTGCAGGAACTGGCCGAAAGGCTCGCCCGGATTCCGCTGACGCAGCTGATTTCGATGAAGCTGATCGTCAACCAGGCCTACGACAATATGGGGCTCGGCTCGACGCAGATCCTCGGGCCGATCCTCGACGGCATCATGCGCAACACGCCGGAAGGGCGGGAATTCGTCAACGTCGCCAAGCAACACGGCGTCAAGGAAGCCGTCATCCGCCGCGACCGTCCGTGGGGAGACTACAGCCAGGCGCCGAAGGAGCAGCGCCCGCGCCTGAAAAGCGAACTGGGCCTGAAGTAG
- a CDS encoding TetR/AcrR family transcriptional regulator produces MLEEPRSGVHSESDEIDGTRARLLAVAKRQFASYGFYGASLSGIAGEIGLTKQALIYHFRRKEDVYSEVLRAISERLSDHVDGIVAGSDDPLEQLEGILLGLLEMGRNDPEERILLMREILDNRSRARDARTWYLADFLKTLAGLLQQAAGPRQVSASQARVLTYQLLGSIEYFLVSDETLKAVFGGEAFLAMQADFPGELRRLIRNALTLP; encoded by the coding sequence ATGCTCGAGGAACCGCGCTCCGGCGTTCACTCAGAAAGCGATGAAATCGATGGCACGCGCGCGCGACTGTTGGCCGTCGCCAAGCGGCAATTCGCCAGCTACGGCTTCTACGGGGCCAGCCTGTCCGGCATCGCCGGCGAGATTGGCCTGACCAAGCAGGCGCTCATCTACCATTTTCGCCGCAAGGAGGACGTCTATTCGGAAGTCTTGCGCGCAATATCCGAGCGACTGTCAGACCATGTCGACGGAATCGTCGCGGGTTCCGACGACCCGTTGGAGCAGCTCGAAGGCATTCTGCTGGGCCTGCTCGAGATGGGCAGGAACGACCCGGAAGAGCGCATCCTTCTGATGCGGGAAATTCTCGACAACCGGTCCCGCGCGCGCGACGCGCGGACCTGGTATCTCGCCGACTTCCTGAAGACACTGGCCGGGCTGTTGCAGCAGGCGGCCGGGCCGAGGCAGGTGAGCGCCTCGCAGGCCCGGGTGCTCACCTACCAGTTGCTCGGCAGCATCGAATATTTCCTCGTCTCCGACGAAACGCTGAAAGCCGTCTTCGGCGGCGAGGCGTTTCTGGCCATGCAGGCCGACTTTCCCGGCGAGCTTCGGCGGCTCATACGCAACGCGCTGACGCTGCCGTAG
- a CDS encoding MurR/RpiR family transcriptional regulator, whose product MTSQRFARPLALNENSPPEQTTAASAEGPETFDALRKSVRHRFETLSRHLQRIARATLEQPNTIALNTTTEIAAELGVQPSTLIRFAKEFGYSGFSEMQRILRHRLIEGAADMREQVYETQTSRPPADLGAILEGSVGALEASLEELRKNVSIEDLSRAVSMLRSANHVYIAGLRRSRAISAYLAYGLARSERQCSVLDFGGGMAAQQVVNMRPDDLLVAVAFQPYSEPVVDVVVDCHLSGKQVLALTDNAQSPLARHAKLAFYVDNAATGQFRPISGAIALVQTLVSGLGQEVGTE is encoded by the coding sequence ATGACCAGCCAGAGATTCGCGAGGCCATTGGCGTTGAACGAGAATTCACCACCCGAGCAGACCACCGCTGCATCGGCCGAAGGGCCGGAAACGTTCGATGCGCTGCGCAAAAGCGTGCGCCACAGATTCGAGACTTTGAGCCGGCACCTGCAGCGCATAGCTCGTGCGACTCTGGAACAACCGAATACGATCGCACTCAACACCACCACCGAGATTGCTGCAGAGTTAGGGGTGCAACCCTCGACGCTGATCCGTTTTGCAAAGGAATTCGGCTACAGCGGCTTCTCCGAAATGCAGCGGATCCTGCGCCACCGTCTGATCGAGGGCGCTGCCGACATGCGCGAACAGGTCTACGAGACGCAGACATCGCGGCCTCCTGCCGACCTCGGCGCAATCCTCGAGGGATCGGTGGGCGCCTTGGAGGCGTCGCTCGAGGAACTCAGGAAAAATGTTTCGATTGAAGACCTGTCACGCGCCGTGTCCATGCTGCGCAGCGCCAATCACGTATACATTGCGGGGCTGAGGCGATCGCGCGCCATCTCCGCCTATCTTGCCTACGGGCTGGCGCGCTCCGAGCGGCAGTGCAGTGTCCTTGATTTCGGCGGCGGCATGGCCGCCCAGCAGGTCGTTAACATGCGGCCCGACGATCTTCTGGTGGCGGTCGCCTTTCAGCCCTATTCGGAACCTGTGGTCGATGTCGTCGTCGATTGCCATTTGAGCGGCAAGCAGGTGCTGGCACTCACCGACAATGCGCAAAGCCCTTTGGCCAGGCACGCAAAGTTGGCTTTTTACGTCGACAATGCGGCGACCGGACAGTTCAGGCCGATCTCCGGAGCCATCGCACTCGTGCAGACCCTGGTTTCGGGTCTCGGGCAGGAAGTAGGCACCGAGTGA